One Perca flavescens isolate YP-PL-M2 chromosome 9, PFLA_1.0, whole genome shotgun sequence genomic window carries:
- the mmachc gene encoding cyanocobalamin reductase / alkylcobalamin dealkylase isoform X2, which translates to MQQWRLPRPMWKVGWYNSVLPLSLRLAYPDASLALVVLSTPAMFEQAFLPFMEERGCQKLSDPIDQCVKHCVSSAVSECFPGQEVDVRYDYELLPSRKPKFLAQTAAHVSGAAFYYQQSDVRDHPWGEKKMFGVCVHPRFGGWFAIRALLVFGGVTVDSEMVQPDPPDCVPSREGRIQLLEAFNFHWQDWAYRDIIRPVQIYSQKQKDYFSTPPAQRFALLKTWGFPPRESDQPDSTSAAHMAENS; encoded by the exons ATGCAACAATGGCGGCTTCCACGGCCAATGTGGAAG GTTGGGTGGTATAACTCTGTGCTGCCTCTCTCCCTGCGCCTGGCTTACCCAGATGCCAGCCTGGCCCTGGTGGTGCTCAGCACTCCTGCTATGTTTGAACAAGCCTTCCTGCCCTTCATGGAGGAGAGGGGCTGCCAGAAGCTGTCTGACCCCATAGACCAGTGTGTCAAACACTGCGTCTCCTCTGCTGTCTCcgag TGTTTCCCAGGACAGGAGGTGGATGTGAGGTATGACTACGAGCTGCTGCCCAGCAGGAAGCCAAAGTTCTTGGCGCAGACTGCGGCTCATGTGTCTGGAGCAGCTTTCTACTACCAACAGTCTGATGTCAGAGACCATCCCTGGGGTGAAAAA AAGATGTTCGGAGTGTGTGTGCATCCGAGGTTCGGGGGCTGGTTTGCCATCAGAGCCCTGTTGGTGTTCGGAGGCGTGACGGTGGACTCTGAGATGGTGCAGCCTGATCCACCTGACTGTGTGCCTTCGAGAGAGGGCAGGATACAGCTACTGGAGGCTTTTAACTTTCACTGGCAG GACTGGGCCTACAGAGACATCATCCGTCCAGTCCAGATCTACTCTCAGAAACAGAAGGACTACTTTTCCACTCCTCCTGCTCAGCGGTTTGCTCTGCTCAAGACTTGGGGCTTCCCGCCGAGGGAGAGCGATCAACCTGATTCGACCTCCGCCGCTCACATGGCTGAAAACAGCTGA
- the LOC114562019 gene encoding cingulin-like protein 1 isoform X3 → MFPTGLEINKFNSNMNWDNQLSSILSGADSSVAKMRERLTSPGKFAKGDEDFFPVRERIRDSDLGPPALPPRAPLLRQPSPSLSPSVQWADLAAIQSQLQLQSQAIESLTKKLHDVERERQSQQCHIQTLQEEVHRLREGLRERESERADSRRGQSPGAERRMEQWRREVGRELSNLRGHITRATSLGNLEESFSSKLRREELEHLRREVDQLKAQLRRQGEDVFLQQTEARETRRQYEHSCKTLEELTDSYRTHSTDLAKTVSEYSHTQQEVRQIRTTVSELKEEVRRLVLKECQPTPLQSAHTSGASPLPLPGSHSRGARVEEADSDSEDFSPTPSLAEVSSDDLSWLEDPAR, encoded by the exons ATGTTCCCCACTGGCCTGGAGATCAATAAA TTCAACTCCAACATGAACTGGGACAATCAGCTGAGCTCTATCCTGTCCGGAGCAGATAGCAGCGTTGCAAAGATGAGG GAGAGACTGACGTCACCAGGGAAATTTGCCAAAGGAGACGAAG ATTTCTTTCCAGTGAGGGAGAGGATTCGTGATTCAGATTTGGGCcctcctgctcttcctcctcGTGCCCCCCTTCTCCGACAGCCTTCCCCATCCCTCAGTCCATCTGTTCAGTGGGCAGATCTAGCTGCTATCCAGTCACAGCTCCAGCTACAGAGCCAG GCAATAGAGTCTCTCACCAAGAAACTCCATGATGTGGAAAGGGAGAGACAGTCTCAACAATGTCACATCCAGACACTACAAG AGGAGGTTCACAGGCTGCGTGAGGGGCTGAGGGAGAGGGAAAGCGAGAGGGCGGATTCGAGGAGGGGACAAAGTCCAGGagcagagagaaggatggagcaGTGGAGGAGAGAGGTTGGACGTGAGCTGAGCAATCTGCGGGGACACATCACCAGAGCCACGTCGCTAGGCAACCTGGAGGAGAG tttcagCTCAAAGCTCCGCAGAGAGGAGCTGGAACACCTGCGGAGAGAAGTTGACCAACTGAAAGCACAACTAA GGAGACAGGGGGAGGATGTGTTCCTCCAGCAGACCGAGGCCAGAGAGACCAGGAGACAGTACGAACACAGCTGcaag ACACTGGAGGAGCTGACAGACAGCTACAGAACTCACAGCACTGATCTGGCAAAGACTGTCTCTGAGTATTCTCACACACAGCAAGAGGTCCGCCAGatcag GACAACTGTGTCCGAGCTGAAGGAGGAGGTCAGGAGACTCGTTCTCAAAGAATGTCAACCAACACCTTTGCAGTCAGCACACACGTCAG GGGCATCTCCGCTCCCGCTCCCTGGCAGCCACAGTAGAGGGGCCAGAGTTGAAGAGGCCGACTCTGACTCCGAAGACTTTAGCCCGACCCCGAGCCTGGCCGAGGTCAGCTCAGATGATCTGTCATGGCTGGAAGACCCTG ctaggtga
- the LOC114562124 gene encoding mucin-2 yields the protein MMGTKVWIALCALLLLNSGSADHNGDLAPEASASKSPSGGEAAPKAPEPVPGSTVDPISSTTLSKPSSRGTNRSSSNTTISATPEPVNDTKFHSPTKAALPETNVNLTDQSTVRPSVPPSESHAPATDTPLTPTAAVPAHTTHPTIVDTPTTAPPRTHPATFPPYSVTPPNQPTHNVTHPSTPVPKSKPETNTTTVVAQSSSKSSSIPSQKPPSSESPTLTAPRHTSQSNGHPETSSEAHLKSSINPPSSPSSQANPHNGTHSQLKDGGDPTMVHNSPTLDPLLAGLVSAFIITAVIITLLLFLKLRQRDNRPQFHRLQDLPMDDMMEDTPLSMYSY from the exons ATGGTGACCTTGCTCCTGAAGCCTCTGCTTCAAAAAGTCCTTCTGGTGGTGAGGCGGCTCCGAAGGCTCCAGAGCCTGTACCCGGTTCTACCGTGGACCCCATCAGTTCTACCACACTTTCCAAACCAAGTTCAAGAGGCACCAACCGTTCGAGCAGCAACACGACTATCTCTGCGACACCCGAACCAGTTAACG ATACCAAGTTCCACTCTCCCACAAAGGCTGCCCTTCCTGAAACCAATGTGAACCTAACAGATCAGTCGACTGTACGGCCTTCAGTCCCTCCTTCTGAGAGCCACGCCCCGGCCACTGACACCCCCCTTACCCCCACCGCCGCCGTCCCCGCACACACAACTCACCCTACCATTGTGGATACACCGACCACCGCGCCACCCAGAACACATCCCGCTACGTTTCCACCTTATTCCGTTACCCCACCAAACCAGCCCACTCACAACGTAACACACCCATCCACTCCTGTCCCGAAGTCAAAGCCTGAAACTAACACAACCACTGTCGTCGCCCAGTCCAGTTCAAAATCCAGCTCCATCCCCTCTCAAAAGCCCCCAAGTTCTGAGTCGCCGACGCTGACAGCTCCACGACACACTTCGCAGTCCAACGGACATCCTGAGACCTCCAGCGAAGCCCACCTAAAGTCCTCCATCAACCCGCCGAGCAGCCCCTCCTCGCAGGCCAATCCCCATAATGGAACCCACTCCCAGCTCAAGGATGGGGGAGACC CGACGATGGTCCATAACTCGCCCACATTAGACCCCCTCCTGGCTGGCCTGGTGTCAGCCTTCATCATCACTGCTGTCATCATCactctgctcctcttcctcaaaCTGCGCCAGAGAGACAACCGACCACAGTTCCACAGGCTGCAGGACCTACCTATG GACGATATGATGGAGGACACACCCTTGTCCATGTACAGCTACTGA
- the mmachc gene encoding cyanocobalamin reductase / alkylcobalamin dealkylase isoform X1 has protein sequence MAASTANVEGKTALLKDSLAKVGFEVYPLKVGWYNSVLPLSLRLAYPDASLALVVLSTPAMFEQAFLPFMEERGCQKLSDPIDQCVKHCVSSAVSECFPGQEVDVRYDYELLPSRKPKFLAQTAAHVSGAAFYYQQSDVRDHPWGEKKMFGVCVHPRFGGWFAIRALLVFGGVTVDSEMVQPDPPDCVPSREGRIQLLEAFNFHWQDWAYRDIIRPVQIYSQKQKDYFSTPPAQRFALLKTWGFPPRESDQPDSTSAAHMAENS, from the exons ATGGCGGCTTCCACGGCCAATGTGGAAGGTAAAACAGCGCTTTTAAAGGACTCTTTAGCAAAAGTTGGATTTGAAGTCTACCCTCTAAAG GTTGGGTGGTATAACTCTGTGCTGCCTCTCTCCCTGCGCCTGGCTTACCCAGATGCCAGCCTGGCCCTGGTGGTGCTCAGCACTCCTGCTATGTTTGAACAAGCCTTCCTGCCCTTCATGGAGGAGAGGGGCTGCCAGAAGCTGTCTGACCCCATAGACCAGTGTGTCAAACACTGCGTCTCCTCTGCTGTCTCcgag TGTTTCCCAGGACAGGAGGTGGATGTGAGGTATGACTACGAGCTGCTGCCCAGCAGGAAGCCAAAGTTCTTGGCGCAGACTGCGGCTCATGTGTCTGGAGCAGCTTTCTACTACCAACAGTCTGATGTCAGAGACCATCCCTGGGGTGAAAAA AAGATGTTCGGAGTGTGTGTGCATCCGAGGTTCGGGGGCTGGTTTGCCATCAGAGCCCTGTTGGTGTTCGGAGGCGTGACGGTGGACTCTGAGATGGTGCAGCCTGATCCACCTGACTGTGTGCCTTCGAGAGAGGGCAGGATACAGCTACTGGAGGCTTTTAACTTTCACTGGCAG GACTGGGCCTACAGAGACATCATCCGTCCAGTCCAGATCTACTCTCAGAAACAGAAGGACTACTTTTCCACTCCTCCTGCTCAGCGGTTTGCTCTGCTCAAGACTTGGGGCTTCCCGCCGAGGGAGAGCGATCAACCTGATTCGACCTCCGCCGCTCACATGGCTGAAAACAGCTGA
- the LOC114562019 gene encoding cingulin-like protein 1 isoform X2, with translation MNWDNQLSSILSGADSSVAKMRERLTSPGKFAKGDEDFFPVRERIRDSDLGPPALPPRAPLLRQPSPSLSPSVQWADLAAIQSQLQLQSQAIESLTKKLHDVERERQSQQCHIQTLQEEVHRLREGLRERESERADSRRGQSPGAERRMEQWRREVGRELSNLRGHITRATSLGNLEESFSSKLRREELEHLRREVDQLKAQLRRQGEDVFLQQTEARETRRQYEHSCKTLEELTDSYRTHSTDLAKTVSEYSHTQQEVRQIRTTVSELKEEVRRLVLKECQPTPLQSAHTSGASPLPLPGSHSRGARVEEADSDSEDFSPTPSLAEVSSDDLSWLEDPALHQKPRVRLSVQSRRSNFASPGSDLEDDDDHDGDGDDLLDEDVNPDFGSDLSLNDL, from the exons ATGAACTGGGACAATCAGCTGAGCTCTATCCTGTCCGGAGCAGATAGCAGCGTTGCAAAGATGAGG GAGAGACTGACGTCACCAGGGAAATTTGCCAAAGGAGACGAAG ATTTCTTTCCAGTGAGGGAGAGGATTCGTGATTCAGATTTGGGCcctcctgctcttcctcctcGTGCCCCCCTTCTCCGACAGCCTTCCCCATCCCTCAGTCCATCTGTTCAGTGGGCAGATCTAGCTGCTATCCAGTCACAGCTCCAGCTACAGAGCCAG GCAATAGAGTCTCTCACCAAGAAACTCCATGATGTGGAAAGGGAGAGACAGTCTCAACAATGTCACATCCAGACACTACAAG AGGAGGTTCACAGGCTGCGTGAGGGGCTGAGGGAGAGGGAAAGCGAGAGGGCGGATTCGAGGAGGGGACAAAGTCCAGGagcagagagaaggatggagcaGTGGAGGAGAGAGGTTGGACGTGAGCTGAGCAATCTGCGGGGACACATCACCAGAGCCACGTCGCTAGGCAACCTGGAGGAGAG tttcagCTCAAAGCTCCGCAGAGAGGAGCTGGAACACCTGCGGAGAGAAGTTGACCAACTGAAAGCACAACTAA GGAGACAGGGGGAGGATGTGTTCCTCCAGCAGACCGAGGCCAGAGAGACCAGGAGACAGTACGAACACAGCTGcaag ACACTGGAGGAGCTGACAGACAGCTACAGAACTCACAGCACTGATCTGGCAAAGACTGTCTCTGAGTATTCTCACACACAGCAAGAGGTCCGCCAGatcag GACAACTGTGTCCGAGCTGAAGGAGGAGGTCAGGAGACTCGTTCTCAAAGAATGTCAACCAACACCTTTGCAGTCAGCACACACGTCAG GGGCATCTCCGCTCCCGCTCCCTGGCAGCCACAGTAGAGGGGCCAGAGTTGAAGAGGCCGACTCTGACTCCGAAGACTTTAGCCCGACCCCGAGCCTGGCCGAGGTCAGCTCAGATGATCTGTCATGGCTGGAAGACCCTG CTCTTCATCAGAAGCCACGAGTGCGTCTGAGCGTTCAGTCCAGACGGAGCAACTTTGCTAGTCCGGGATCAGATTTGGAGGACGACGATGACCATGACGGTGACGGTGATGATCTCCTCGATGAAGATGTGAACCCAGATTTTGGATCTGACCTAAGTCTtaatgacctctga
- the LOC114562019 gene encoding cingulin-like protein 1 isoform X1: protein MFPTGLEINKFNSNMNWDNQLSSILSGADSSVAKMRERLTSPGKFAKGDEDFFPVRERIRDSDLGPPALPPRAPLLRQPSPSLSPSVQWADLAAIQSQLQLQSQAIESLTKKLHDVERERQSQQCHIQTLQEEVHRLREGLRERESERADSRRGQSPGAERRMEQWRREVGRELSNLRGHITRATSLGNLEESFSSKLRREELEHLRREVDQLKAQLRRQGEDVFLQQTEARETRRQYEHSCKTLEELTDSYRTHSTDLAKTVSEYSHTQQEVRQIRTTVSELKEEVRRLVLKECQPTPLQSAHTSGASPLPLPGSHSRGARVEEADSDSEDFSPTPSLAEVSSDDLSWLEDPALHQKPRVRLSVQSRRSNFASPGSDLEDDDDHDGDGDDLLDEDVNPDFGSDLSLNDL from the exons ATGTTCCCCACTGGCCTGGAGATCAATAAA TTCAACTCCAACATGAACTGGGACAATCAGCTGAGCTCTATCCTGTCCGGAGCAGATAGCAGCGTTGCAAAGATGAGG GAGAGACTGACGTCACCAGGGAAATTTGCCAAAGGAGACGAAG ATTTCTTTCCAGTGAGGGAGAGGATTCGTGATTCAGATTTGGGCcctcctgctcttcctcctcGTGCCCCCCTTCTCCGACAGCCTTCCCCATCCCTCAGTCCATCTGTTCAGTGGGCAGATCTAGCTGCTATCCAGTCACAGCTCCAGCTACAGAGCCAG GCAATAGAGTCTCTCACCAAGAAACTCCATGATGTGGAAAGGGAGAGACAGTCTCAACAATGTCACATCCAGACACTACAAG AGGAGGTTCACAGGCTGCGTGAGGGGCTGAGGGAGAGGGAAAGCGAGAGGGCGGATTCGAGGAGGGGACAAAGTCCAGGagcagagagaaggatggagcaGTGGAGGAGAGAGGTTGGACGTGAGCTGAGCAATCTGCGGGGACACATCACCAGAGCCACGTCGCTAGGCAACCTGGAGGAGAG tttcagCTCAAAGCTCCGCAGAGAGGAGCTGGAACACCTGCGGAGAGAAGTTGACCAACTGAAAGCACAACTAA GGAGACAGGGGGAGGATGTGTTCCTCCAGCAGACCGAGGCCAGAGAGACCAGGAGACAGTACGAACACAGCTGcaag ACACTGGAGGAGCTGACAGACAGCTACAGAACTCACAGCACTGATCTGGCAAAGACTGTCTCTGAGTATTCTCACACACAGCAAGAGGTCCGCCAGatcag GACAACTGTGTCCGAGCTGAAGGAGGAGGTCAGGAGACTCGTTCTCAAAGAATGTCAACCAACACCTTTGCAGTCAGCACACACGTCAG GGGCATCTCCGCTCCCGCTCCCTGGCAGCCACAGTAGAGGGGCCAGAGTTGAAGAGGCCGACTCTGACTCCGAAGACTTTAGCCCGACCCCGAGCCTGGCCGAGGTCAGCTCAGATGATCTGTCATGGCTGGAAGACCCTG CTCTTCATCAGAAGCCACGAGTGCGTCTGAGCGTTCAGTCCAGACGGAGCAACTTTGCTAGTCCGGGATCAGATTTGGAGGACGACGATGACCATGACGGTGACGGTGATGATCTCCTCGATGAAGATGTGAACCCAGATTTTGGATCTGACCTAAGTCTtaatgacctctga